In Selenomonas dianae, a genomic segment contains:
- the prmA gene encoding 50S ribosomal protein L11 methyltransferase, which yields MRWAQVSVVTTHEGADLIGNILMELGAAGTEIDDPSLVNAYIDAGLWDYTDLPRAEDTETVTVRAYLPEDTRLEGSLLTLAERVENLRRADAPIGAGTISHTFVADEDWAETWKAYIHTEKIGRRIVVRPTWEEYTPQGDEIVIDLDPGAAFGTGAHATTAMCLRWLEHIVCPKMRVYDVGCGSGILAIAASKLGAGEVIAMDDDPVAVTVAEENIRANHVGNVAVIESDLLSVCAGLEPAELITANIVADIIIRLFDQLDAHLAPGGVLLASGIIEDRIADVERAAAEHGYAVLDMTCEKEWAAMIIRRRTEAGL from the coding sequence ATGCGTTGGGCACAGGTGAGTGTCGTTACGACACATGAGGGCGCGGATCTGATCGGGAATATCTTGATGGAACTCGGCGCTGCGGGGACGGAGATCGATGATCCATCGCTCGTGAATGCGTATATTGATGCAGGGCTGTGGGACTATACCGATCTGCCGCGTGCAGAGGATACGGAGACCGTCACCGTGCGCGCCTATCTGCCCGAGGACACGCGTCTGGAGGGCAGCCTTCTGACGCTCGCGGAGCGTGTGGAGAATCTGCGCCGCGCTGATGCTCCCATCGGTGCGGGGACGATCTCGCATACCTTTGTCGCCGATGAGGACTGGGCGGAGACGTGGAAGGCGTACATCCATACGGAGAAGATCGGGCGGCGCATCGTTGTCCGTCCGACGTGGGAGGAGTACACGCCGCAGGGCGATGAGATTGTCATCGATCTCGACCCCGGCGCGGCGTTCGGCACGGGTGCGCACGCGACAACGGCGATGTGTCTGCGCTGGCTGGAACATATCGTCTGTCCGAAGATGCGTGTCTACGATGTGGGCTGCGGCTCCGGTATTCTCGCGATCGCTGCTTCGAAGCTCGGCGCGGGCGAGGTGATCGCGATGGACGATGATCCTGTTGCGGTCACCGTCGCCGAGGAGAATATCCGCGCAAATCATGTCGGCAATGTCGCCGTCATCGAGAGCGACCTGCTCTCTGTGTGTGCGGGTCTTGAACCGGCAGAGCTTATCACGGCGAATATCGTCGCGGACATCATCATCCGCCTCTTCGATCAGCTGGACGCACATCTCGCACCGGGCGGTGTTCTCCTCGCCTCGGGCATCATCGAGGATCGCATTGCCGATGTCGAGCGTGCAGCAGCAGAGCATGGCTATGCAGTCCTTGATATGACCTGTGAAAAGGAGTGGGCGGCGATGATTATTCGGCGCAGGACGGAGGCGGGGCTCTGA
- a CDS encoding TlpA disulfide reductase family protein: protein MKKRYTALFAAAFAVSMIAGCGTSNSADQGATAKAQSSAEQSKGSGLRGEAAPTFTLKNLAGEDVAVEAKGKPYIINFWATWCPPCQAEIPDLAEFHATHKDAVDFYAVNLQEDAAPVQKFMQERKADLPVVLDAKGSAATLYGVRAIPTTVVVDKEGKVAYRKTGGVTKEELEDVIGKL from the coding sequence ATGAAGAAAAGATATACGGCACTGTTTGCGGCGGCGTTTGCAGTCAGCATGATTGCGGGCTGCGGCACGAGCAACAGCGCGGATCAGGGCGCGACGGCAAAGGCACAGTCATCCGCTGAACAGAGCAAGGGCTCGGGGCTGCGCGGTGAAGCTGCACCGACGTTCACACTCAAGAACCTCGCGGGTGAGGATGTCGCCGTCGAGGCGAAGGGAAAGCCCTACATCATCAATTTCTGGGCGACGTGGTGTCCGCCCTGTCAGGCGGAGATCCCCGATCTTGCGGAATTCCATGCGACGCATAAGGATGCGGTGGACTTCTATGCTGTTAATTTGCAGGAGGACGCCGCACCCGTGCAGAAATTTATGCAGGAGCGCAAGGCGGATCTTCCCGTCGTGCTTGATGCAAAGGGCTCGGCGGCGACGCTTTACGGCGTACGCGCGATCCCGACGACGGTCGTCGTGGACAAGGAGGGGAAGGTCGCCTATCGCAAGACAGGCGGTGTGACGAAAGAGGAACTCGAAGATGTTATCGGCAAGCTCTAA
- a CDS encoding desulfoferrodoxin family protein gives MSVFYLAGKSHLVEVYGDEALDLACCGTPLKAIAPNSVDAAKEKHVPVATYDAAKHEVHVKVGSVTHPMTEEHLIDCIILVTKKGVQRVNLTAVDAPEVTFRLMDGDAPVKVIEHCNLHGLWQMEF, from the coding sequence ATGTCCGTATTTTATCTTGCAGGAAAGTCTCATCTGGTCGAGGTCTATGGAGACGAGGCACTGGATCTCGCGTGCTGCGGTACGCCGCTGAAGGCGATCGCTCCGAACTCGGTCGATGCGGCGAAGGAGAAGCACGTTCCCGTGGCAACGTACGATGCTGCGAAGCATGAGGTACACGTCAAGGTCGGCTCGGTTACCCATCCGATGACGGAGGAGCATCTTATCGACTGCATCATTCTCGTGACGAAAAAGGGCGTTCAGCGCGTCAATCTCACGGCAGTCGATGCCCCCGAGGTCACGTTCCGTCTTATGGACGGCGATGCACCCGTGAAGGTGATTGAGCACTGCAACCTGCATGGACTCTGGCAGATGGAGTTCTGA
- a CDS encoding glycosyltransferase family 2 protein: protein MTIPVLYLVVPCYNEQEVLNDTAEKLRKKMTALIAAEKVSAKSRIAFVNDGSRDATWELIAACAEQSTLFSGINLAHNEGHQNALLAGLMTVLPYADVTISMDADLQDDIDAVDAMLEKYAAGANIVYGVRENRASDTFLKRFTAESFYRAMRALGADIVFNHADFRLMDRRALTALAAYSEVNLFLRGIVPMIGLTHDVVYYTRRQRLAGESKYPWRRMASFAWEGVTSLSARPIRLISQMGMFISLISGLMLVWSIIRHFEGETIIGWTSLVVSLWFLGGLILLSIGVIGEYVAKIYLEVKRRPRYLVQDFIDTNAEGGK, encoded by the coding sequence ATGACGATTCCTGTCCTCTATCTCGTCGTACCCTGTTACAATGAGCAGGAGGTGCTGAACGATACGGCGGAGAAGCTGCGGAAAAAAATGACTGCGCTGATTGCAGCGGAAAAGGTGAGCGCAAAGAGCCGCATCGCCTTCGTCAACGATGGCAGCCGCGATGCGACGTGGGAGCTGATTGCGGCGTGTGCGGAACAGAGTACGCTCTTTTCCGGTATCAATCTCGCGCACAACGAGGGGCATCAGAATGCCCTGCTCGCGGGTCTCATGACCGTTCTGCCATATGCGGATGTAACGATCAGCATGGACGCGGATTTGCAAGACGACATAGATGCCGTCGATGCCATGCTCGAAAAGTATGCGGCGGGGGCAAACATCGTCTACGGCGTGCGTGAAAATCGTGCCTCGGACACCTTTCTCAAGCGCTTTACGGCAGAGAGTTTCTACCGTGCCATGCGTGCGCTCGGTGCGGACATCGTGTTCAACCATGCGGACTTCCGCCTGATGGATCGGCGTGCGCTCACGGCACTTGCGGCGTATTCCGAGGTGAATCTCTTCCTGCGCGGCATTGTACCCATGATCGGACTGACGCACGATGTCGTCTACTATACGCGCAGACAGCGCCTCGCGGGGGAGTCGAAATATCCGTGGCGGCGTATGGCGTCGTTCGCATGGGAGGGCGTGACCTCACTTTCGGCGCGTCCGATTCGGCTGATCTCGCAGATGGGGATGTTCATTTCCCTCATCAGTGGTCTCATGCTCGTTTGGTCGATCATTCGACATTTTGAGGGGGAGACGATCATCGGCTGGACAAGCCTTGTCGTTTCGCTTTGGTTTCTCGGCGGGCTGATTCTGCTTTCCATCGGGGTGATCGGGGAGTATGTTGCGAAGATCTACCTTGAGGTGAAGCGGCGGCCGCGCTATCTCGTGCAGGACTTTATCGACACCAATGCGGAGGGGGGAAAATAA
- a CDS encoding cytochrome c biogenesis CcdA family protein, with the protein MEMTLLGGAFLAGFLSFISPCVLPLLPTFSLILAKNSQQDGGEARRLYANTTAFLAGFTLVFVLLGATASVIGAWLFSYQGILRQGAAVLIIVMGLFMTGWIKIPLLLREYRPFQRRGFGGIGGAFLLGCGFTLGWTPCTGPMLATILLYAGDTATASTGALLLFIYSLGFSIPFFLLAVIWRRHIMKLRAFYQYLPRIQQAAGIMLVLLGVLLWSDSLSYLVRIFS; encoded by the coding sequence ATGGAAATGACCCTGCTCGGCGGGGCATTCCTCGCAGGCTTTCTCTCGTTCATCTCGCCGTGCGTCCTGCCGCTCCTGCCCACGTTCTCACTGATTCTGGCGAAGAACAGTCAGCAGGACGGCGGTGAGGCACGACGACTGTATGCGAATACGACCGCATTCCTCGCAGGCTTTACCCTCGTCTTTGTCCTGCTCGGCGCCACTGCGTCGGTCATTGGTGCATGGCTCTTTTCCTATCAGGGGATTTTACGGCAGGGCGCGGCTGTCCTCATCATTGTTATGGGGCTCTTCATGACGGGGTGGATCAAAATCCCGCTGCTCCTGCGTGAGTACCGTCCGTTTCAGAGGCGTGGCTTTGGCGGTATTGGCGGCGCGTTTCTCCTTGGCTGCGGCTTTACGCTTGGGTGGACACCGTGCACGGGGCCGATGCTCGCGACCATCCTGCTCTATGCGGGCGATACGGCAACCGCCTCGACGGGAGCGCTCCTGCTGTTCATCTACAGCCTTGGTTTTTCCATTCCGTTCTTCCTGCTCGCCGTGATCTGGCGGCGGCACATCATGAAGCTGCGCGCGTTTTATCAGTATCTGCCGCGCATCCAACAGGCGGCGGGCATCATGCTCGTCCTGCTCGGCGTTCTGCTCTGGTCGGATTCACTGAGCTATCTCGTGCGGATATTTTCATAG
- a CDS encoding ECF transporter S component — MINRERTAIPAQELVFTALMTALVFAATYLPHIPIPLGYAHLGDAVIFLLALLAPRRSTLFAACIGSALADLLGGFALWIVPTLVIKFVMAEIVCRIGRRGDVIAPRISVVVSLLLSSLWMAAAYTLAGAVLYASLPAALASTPGLLMEGIVNALLALLLLPMLRGRFPTF, encoded by the coding sequence ATGATAAACCGTGAACGTACCGCCATTCCTGCGCAGGAGCTTGTCTTTACCGCACTTATGACGGCACTCGTCTTTGCCGCGACATATCTGCCGCACATCCCGATCCCGCTTGGCTATGCCCATCTCGGCGATGCTGTGATCTTCCTGCTTGCGCTGCTTGCACCGCGCCGCAGTACCCTCTTTGCTGCGTGTATCGGCTCGGCACTTGCCGACCTTTTGGGCGGGTTTGCACTCTGGATTGTACCGACCCTCGTTATCAAATTCGTTATGGCGGAGATCGTCTGCCGAATCGGGCGCAGGGGGGATGTGATCGCCCCCCGCATCAGTGTCGTTGTGTCTCTCCTCCTCTCAAGTCTCTGGATGGCAGCGGCATATACCCTTGCGGGTGCGGTGCTCTACGCGAGCCTGCCCGCCGCGCTTGCCTCCACGCCGGGACTCCTCATGGAGGGTATCGTGAACGCTCTGCTTGCACTGCTGCTTTTACCGATGCTGCGGGGGCGGTTTCCAACGTTTTGA
- a CDS encoding 16S rRNA (uracil(1498)-N(3))-methyltransferase encodes MRRLFYAGELAEEIEITGGDAHHLARVMRAQVGDAVVVADSDGRIARMVICSIVHDSVHLRRMEYLPQTETERTEVILVQALLKGEKMDFVVQKAVELGAAAFCPITTDHVVVRYDAKKAAAKTARWQKIADEAAKQCGRSALMRVAQPASLSALLQDAALLHAPDTAIIFCYEEERTQSIRTVLRSVDARRIVLIVGTEGGFSPTEAAAIRAAGAQSVSLGRLILRAETAALAALAVTQYELFDI; translated from the coding sequence ATGCGGCGGTTGTTTTATGCGGGGGAACTCGCGGAGGAAATCGAGATTACGGGCGGGGATGCACACCATCTCGCGCGTGTGATGCGTGCTCAGGTGGGGGATGCGGTTGTCGTTGCAGACAGTGACGGGCGTATTGCCCGTATGGTGATCTGCAGCATTGTGCACGACAGCGTACATCTTCGCCGCATGGAGTATCTGCCGCAGACGGAGACGGAGCGCACTGAGGTCATCCTCGTACAGGCTCTCCTCAAGGGCGAGAAGATGGACTTCGTCGTACAAAAGGCAGTCGAGCTTGGCGCGGCGGCATTCTGTCCCATCACAACCGACCATGTTGTTGTGCGCTACGATGCGAAAAAGGCGGCGGCAAAGACAGCACGCTGGCAGAAGATCGCCGACGAGGCGGCAAAGCAATGCGGACGGTCTGCGCTGATGCGCGTTGCGCAGCCTGCGTCTCTTTCCGCGCTTTTGCAGGATGCGGCACTGCTTCATGCACCGGACACGGCGATTATTTTCTGTTACGAAGAGGAGCGCACGCAGTCCATTCGCACGGTGCTGCGCTCCGTCGACGCGCGGCGCATCGTTCTCATCGTCGGTACGGAGGGCGGATTTTCTCCTACCGAGGCAGCGGCGATCCGAGCGGCGGGGGCGCAGTCCGTTTCGCTTGGACGCTTGATTCTGCGCGCGGAGACGGCGGCACTTGCTGCGCTTGCCGTGACGCAGTATGAATTGTTTGACATTTAG